The Insulibacter thermoxylanivorax genome segment CATCTCCTCCAGCGGCGCAGTGCGAACGCGGTCCATCCCGCCCGGGGGCTGACGATGGAGATGCTGGTGGAGAACGGCTTCGTCTAAGGCTGTTCATATTTTAGATATGGAGGGATAAGGATGGGAGTAGAGATCAAGTTTGACCCGATCGAAGATGCGATCTACGATCTGATTCTCGGCAAGGTCGTGATCGTCGTTGATGATGAGGATAGAGAGAATGAAGGGGATTTTGTCGCCTTAGCGGAGAAGGCAACGCCGGAGATCATCAACTTCATGGCGAAGGAAGGGCGCGGTCTGATCTGCGCTCCGATCACAGAAGAGCGGGCGCAGGAGCTGAATCTGCCGCCGATGGTCGATAAGAATACCGATTACCACGGCACGGCATTCACGGTGTCGGTGGATCATATCGAGACAACAACCGGCATCTCAGCTTATGAACGTTCGCGTACGGTGCAGGCGCTGATCGATCCGGAGGCGAAACCGCAGGATTTCCGCAGGCCGGGACATATCTTCCCTTTGGTCGCCCGCAAGGGAGGCGTGCTGCGCAGAGCCGGACATACCGAAGCGGCGGTCGATCTGGCGAAGATGTGCGGCGCTTATCCCGCCGGGGTGATCTGTGAGATCATGAAGGAAGACGGCACCATGGCCCGTGTTCCCGACCTGATGGAGATCGCGAAGAAACATGACTTGAAGATCATCTCGATCCAAGATCTCATCCGCTACCGCAACGAGAAGGAGAACCTCGTCAAACGCGAAGTAGAGGTGAGACTGCCCACGGAATACGGTGTCTTCCAGGCGGTGGCCTACACCAATTCCGTCGATGACAAGGAGCATGTCGCCCTCGTGAAGGGCAAGATTGACCCCAATATTCCAACTCTTGTCAGAGTGCATTCCGAATGTTTGACCGGCGATGTCTTCCACTCGCATCGCTGCGATTGCGGCCCCCAGCTGGCAGCTGCATTGAAGCAGATTCAAGAGCACGGCTCCGGTGTCCTGCTGTATATGAGACAAGAGGGGCGGGGCATCGGCCTGATCAATAAGCTCAAGGCTTATAAGCTGCAGGAACAAGGCCTGGATACCGTCGATGCGAATATCAAGCTCGGATTCAAGCCGGATCTTCGGGATTACGGGATTGGCGCGCAGATCTTGAAGGATCTCGGCGTGCGCAAGATGAAGCTGCTCACGAACAATCCGCGCAAGATCAAGGGATTACAGGGCTACGGTCTGGAGGTCGTCGACCGCATCCCGATTCAAATGGAGGCGAACGAGGACAACGCGCTTTATCTTTATACGAAGAAAGAGAAACTTGGACACATGCTTACTATTACAAAGAATCCAAAATAATAAAAAGAATATGCTCACGATGACCATACGAACCATGAATGTAATCTCCTGTTGCTGTATTTCTCAACAGGATCACATATAACGAATCACAAAGACGAAAGAGAGGAATCAGAGAAATGGCGAACATTTATGAAGGACATCTGGTGTCAAAAGGACTAAAATACGGGATAGTGGCAGGCAGATTTAATGAGTTCATCACGACAAGACTGCTCAGCGGCGCAGAGGATGCCTTGCGCCGCCATGGCGTGCAGGATGATGAGATCGATATCGCTTGGACCCCGGGTGCATTTGAAATCCCGCTCGTTGCACAAAAGATGGCCGCAAGCGGCAAGTATGATGCTATAATTACATTGGGTGCCGTGATCCGCGGTGCTACATCTCATTATGATTATGTGTGCAATGAAGTGGCCAAGGGCGTCGCGCAGGCTTCCCAGAAGACGGGCGTACCGGTCATCTTCGGAGTCTTGACGACGGATACGATCGAACAAGCCGTCGAACGTGCAGGCACGAAGGCCGGCAACAAGGGCTGGGAGGCGGCGGTCAGCGCGATTGAGATGGCGAATCTGATGAAACAATTGCCTTAATAGAACGCCTGTTGCTGCCGTTGTCAAGACTTGCAAGATCCGAACTTTGCTTTGAAGAGGGACAGGCATGGAGATGAATTTTAAACTGGACACCTTCGAAGGTCCGCTGGACCTTCTGCTTCATCTGATCGACAGCCAAGAGATCGATATCTATGATATCCCAATCAGCCAGATCACCGATCAATACATGGCTTATATCGAGACGATGCAAGAGCTCGAGTTGGAGCTGGCAAGCGAATTTCTTGTCATGGCTGCCGAACTGCTGTATATCAAAAGCCGCATGCTTCTCCCGAGACCTCCCGTGATCGAGCAAGAAGACGGCAGCATAGAGGAAGTGGACCCGCGGGAAGAACTCGTACAGCGCTTGATTGAATACCGCAAATACAAAGCTGCTGCCGATCAGTTGCGCGAGATGGAAGTCGCGCGCAGCTTGATCTATACGCGGGCGCCGCTGGATCTGTCCGAATATATGCCGCATATCGAGGAGAATCCGGTGCAAGACTTCAACTTGTCCGATCTCTTGATCGCCTTTCAGCGGGCACTTCGGCGATCGCGATCGCGTATGGCGATTGCGAAGATCACCCGCGATGAGATCTCTGTCAAAGACCGCATGGTGCAAGTGACGGACACGATCAGCAAGGCGGGGGGCAGGACGATGTTCTCGAAGCTGATCGGCGAGGATGCCGATCGCACGGATATCGTTGTGACGTTCTTAGCGCTGCTGGAACTGATCAGGCGGAAGTTCGTGTCTTGTTACCAGCATCGTTTGTTCGACGATATCGTCATTCAACTTCGCGAATCAGGGGGAAACGATGAACTACCAGCAGATGAAATCAGTTATTGAAGGCCTGCTGTTCGCAGCCGGGGATGAGGGGCTGGATGCGCGTCAGATTGCTGAGGTGCTGGAACAGAGCCCGGAACTCGTAACGGAGCTCATCCAGAGTTTGAAGAATGACTTGCGCCGTGACGGCCGAGGCATTCAGATTGTTGAGATCGCAGGCACTTATCAGATGACGACGCTGCCGGAACATGCCCCTTTTTTTGAACGACTGGCCTATTCTCCTTCCCATGCGACGCTTTCACAGGCTGCGCTGGAGACCCTGGCGATCGTTGCCTACAAGCAGCCGATAACCAGGATTGAGATCGAGGAGATCCGCGGCGTGAGATCGGACCGGGCGATTCAGACGCTCGTCGCCAAACAGCTCATCCATGAAGTAGCGAGAGCGGAAGTGATCGGCAGACCGATACTATATGGGACGACGAAGCATTTCCTCGACTACTTCGGTTTGAAGAGCCTGGATGATCTGCCTGTGCCGCCTGACTTCGATGCAGCGACGCTGGCGCAGCAGACGAGGGATCTTTTCGATAAGATGGGCGAACGGCAGAGTGAACTGGACGGCCAACTGACGTTTGACGACCTGCGTGAACTCGTTGATGAGCAGACGCTTGCCGACGAGCCGGAATGATATAGATGTAACATTCTCGATGAGTCAGAATGAAATATATGGATTCGCGCATACTATCCCTTGAATGTTGCCATTCGAGGGATTTTTTGTTTTCCTCTGTTGGCTGGAAACTAGCAGAACGGCAGGTGTTCGTCGATGATAGGTTGGATCATCGCAGGGATCATCGGACTTCTAGTCATCCTAATCTTACTGAGTGATCTGGAGGTGGAGATTGCCGTCAAGCGTGCAGAAGAGAAGGATCGCTGGGTGTTGAAGTTCCGCTGGCTTTATGGGTTGATTCGCTATGAGTGGCTTGCTCCCAAGATGAATTTCAGGGGCAAAGAAGGGCTGATCCTGCGGAGCAAAACAGTCAACGAACAGGCCGGCGAGAAAACGCAGGAAAATAAGATAAAGATCGATGAGGCGTTTGTGAAGAAGGAATACCGCAAACTGATGGCATTGATCAAGAACACTTTCGGCATATCCCGCTGGCTGCAGGAGACCTTCAGTCATGTCCGCTGTGTGAACCTTCATTGGCATACACAGATCGGTGCCGGCGATGCCATGGAGACGGCTACGCTCACCGGCCTTGCCTGGACCTTGAAGGGCTCCCTCATCGGCTATCTCTCCAATCATATCAAGCTCAAAACACAACCGCGCCTGTACATCCTTCCCATGTATAACCAGACCAAGTGGCGCACTGAGCTCAACTGCATATTCAAGTTAAGAACAGGATATGCTATGATTGCTGGATTATTGTTGCTGGTGCGCATTTTACGAATTAAGGGAGGCATAAAGACATGGCAGAGCATCCTATCCAAGGCCTCATGAAGACGGCTATGGAGAATATTAAGGAAATGGTCGATGTCAACACAATCGTCGGCGATCCTGTAGAGACCAAGGATGGCAGCGTGATCCTGCCGATCTCAAAGGTGAATTTTGGATTTGCCGCAGGGGGAAGTGAGTTCGTCATCGATGGAGACCGGCCGCAGACCGTTCCAGAAGGCCATCATGCGAATATCTATCATCCATTCGGCGGCGGATCCGGCGGCGGTGTATCAATTACGCCGATCGCGTTCCTCGTCGTATCCGCTTCCGGCGTGAATGTCGTACCGCTGGACAGCCAGACTCACCTGCTCGATCGTGTGATCGACAACGCTCCTCAGTTGGTGGAGAAGCTGCAGAGTATGATGAAGAAAAACAATACGCTCTCCTCATCTGCCGCGAACTCGACGAATTCGGCCGATCCCGCTCCATATATCTAGGTGGTAAGGAAGCAGATTTTTTAGTGAAGCGGACTGGCTGAGGGAGCAGGACGGAATGACTGGCAGAAGAAGCAGGACGAAGGCGGTGGGATGAAGCAGATGGGTGAAGCAGATGGGTGAAGCCGATGGGTGAAGCCGATGGGATGCAGCGGAGGAATGGAGCGAACGGCTGGAGCGGAGGTGTGCGGTGGGATTTAGTACGAAATTTAGGATATAAGCTCCGCGTAGTGCCTATGATTTGAGGTTTTTATCCTAATATTTGGACAATATCGGCTCGATTCGTCTTGCTGCGGCGGATTTTGTACGAATTTTCGTATAAATAGTTCCAACTGCCTCCGAGCTCTAGTTGGTTTTGTCCTAAGAATCTGTTAAAACCGATCGCAACTGATCGAGCTGCAAACATGATTGAGCACCTACGGCCGGGCATACAGCCCGGTTATTTTTTGTCTTGTTCGGCTTGTTCATTTTCTGCACATCTCCTACGCATATGAGAAATGGATGAGCATATACATGTACAAGACTATAGAGGTTGTCGCCTAGGTGCAGGCAGTAAGTTTCAGCACAGAGCACAAGGTGTCTGGAAGATGGGGGAGGGGACGATGAGAAGCACGAGAATGGGACGCACGGAAATGGATAGCACGAGTATCGGAAGCACGAAAATAGGCAGCACAAGGATGGAAAATTCAAGAATGGAAAGCACGAAAAACAAATGCACAAATATGGGAAGCACGAGAATCGGAAGCAAGCGAATAAGCAGCACCCAAAGGAAAAGCTCGGCGGCGGGGAATTCAACGGGGAGCTGTACAAGGATAAGAAACATCATTCTAATCACATGCATCATCCTGTTCGCCGGAGCGATCCTTCCTGCAGCAGCTGTTGCCAATCATACGGCGTTGCCTCCGGAGATCCGTACGGATGCCCGTGCGGCAGCACTGATCGATGTGGGATCAGGAAGGATCCTGTACAGTCACAACGGGGATGAGCGGCTGCTCATCGCCAGCTTGACCAAGATCATGACAGCGGTCGTTGCTTTGGAGAACGGGAATCTGACGGA includes the following:
- a CDS encoding segregation and condensation protein A — translated: MEMNFKLDTFEGPLDLLLHLIDSQEIDIYDIPISQITDQYMAYIETMQELELELASEFLVMAAELLYIKSRMLLPRPPVIEQEDGSIEEVDPREELVQRLIEYRKYKAAADQLREMEVARSLIYTRAPLDLSEYMPHIEENPVQDFNLSDLLIAFQRALRRSRSRMAIAKITRDEISVKDRMVQVTDTISKAGGRTMFSKLIGEDADRTDIVVTFLALLELIRRKFVSCYQHRLFDDIVIQLRESGGNDELPADEISY
- the ribH gene encoding 6,7-dimethyl-8-ribityllumazine synthase; this encodes MANIYEGHLVSKGLKYGIVAGRFNEFITTRLLSGAEDALRRHGVQDDEIDIAWTPGAFEIPLVAQKMAASGKYDAIITLGAVIRGATSHYDYVCNEVAKGVAQASQKTGVPVIFGVLTTDTIEQAVERAGTKAGNKGWEAAVSAIEMANLMKQLP
- a CDS encoding bifunctional 3,4-dihydroxy-2-butanone-4-phosphate synthase/GTP cyclohydrolase II yields the protein MGVEIKFDPIEDAIYDLILGKVVIVVDDEDRENEGDFVALAEKATPEIINFMAKEGRGLICAPITEERAQELNLPPMVDKNTDYHGTAFTVSVDHIETTTGISAYERSRTVQALIDPEAKPQDFRRPGHIFPLVARKGGVLRRAGHTEAAVDLAKMCGAYPAGVICEIMKEDGTMARVPDLMEIAKKHDLKIISIQDLIRYRNEKENLVKREVEVRLPTEYGVFQAVAYTNSVDDKEHVALVKGKIDPNIPTLVRVHSECLTGDVFHSHRCDCGPQLAAALKQIQEHGSGVLLYMRQEGRGIGLINKLKAYKLQEQGLDTVDANIKLGFKPDLRDYGIGAQILKDLGVRKMKLLTNNPRKIKGLQGYGLEVVDRIPIQMEANEDNALYLYTKKEKLGHMLTITKNPK
- the ytfJ gene encoding GerW family sporulation protein; amino-acid sequence: MAEHPIQGLMKTAMENIKEMVDVNTIVGDPVETKDGSVILPISKVNFGFAAGGSEFVIDGDRPQTVPEGHHANIYHPFGGGSGGGVSITPIAFLVVSASGVNVVPLDSQTHLLDRVIDNAPQLVEKLQSMMKKNNTLSSSAANSTNSADPAPYI
- the scpB gene encoding SMC-Scp complex subunit ScpB, encoding MNYQQMKSVIEGLLFAAGDEGLDARQIAEVLEQSPELVTELIQSLKNDLRRDGRGIQIVEIAGTYQMTTLPEHAPFFERLAYSPSHATLSQAALETLAIVAYKQPITRIEIEEIRGVRSDRAIQTLVAKQLIHEVARAEVIGRPILYGTTKHFLDYFGLKSLDDLPVPPDFDAATLAQQTRDLFDKMGERQSELDGQLTFDDLRELVDEQTLADEPE
- a CDS encoding DUF2953 domain-containing protein, yielding MIGWIIAGIIGLLVILILLSDLEVEIAVKRAEEKDRWVLKFRWLYGLIRYEWLAPKMNFRGKEGLILRSKTVNEQAGEKTQENKIKIDEAFVKKEYRKLMALIKNTFGISRWLQETFSHVRCVNLHWHTQIGAGDAMETATLTGLAWTLKGSLIGYLSNHIKLKTQPRLYILPMYNQTKWRTELNCIFKLRTGYAMIAGLLLLVRILRIKGGIKTWQSILSKAS